Proteins encoded by one window of Spirochaeta lutea:
- the cas1c gene encoding type I-C CRISPR-associated endonuclease Cas1c, which yields MRKLLNTLYVGTQGSYLRKEGETIVVEQETNKVLQLPVHTIGGIVAFGNVLCSPFLLGFCAEKDIGVSFLTEHGRFLASVNGPVRGNVLLRRTQYRHADDPEITSLNAANFVAAKIANCRIVLLRTLRDHRTKLNTTILENAVQHLAQYLKQIERVSTTDEIRGIEGAAAAVYFSVFDHLIIDQKNDFQFHERSRRPPLDEANALLSFTYTLIAHDVRSALETVGLDPSVGFLHRDRPGRPGLALDLMEELRPVIADRLVLSLINRRQLTKKDFKRAENGAVVMSDDARKVLLTEYQNRKQSEVQHPYIKETIPIGLLFFVQANLLARSIRGDIDGYPPFFWR from the coding sequence ATGAGGAAGCTGCTGAATACTCTCTATGTAGGAACCCAGGGTAGTTATCTCAGAAAAGAAGGTGAGACGATTGTTGTGGAGCAGGAGACTAACAAGGTGCTGCAGCTTCCAGTACATACAATTGGTGGAATTGTTGCCTTCGGGAATGTACTGTGCTCGCCGTTTTTACTTGGCTTCTGTGCCGAAAAAGATATTGGAGTCTCTTTTCTGACTGAACATGGGCGTTTTTTGGCGTCTGTCAATGGCCCTGTTCGAGGTAATGTGCTGCTACGTAGAACACAGTATCGTCATGCTGATGATCCCGAGATTACAAGCTTAAATGCAGCAAATTTCGTCGCAGCGAAAATTGCAAACTGCCGTATAGTACTTCTCAGAACGCTCCGAGATCATCGTACTAAGTTAAATACCACTATACTGGAAAACGCAGTACAGCATCTCGCTCAATACCTTAAACAAATCGAAAGAGTATCGACTACCGATGAGATAAGAGGAATTGAAGGTGCAGCAGCGGCAGTTTATTTCAGCGTTTTTGACCATCTCATAATTGACCAGAAAAACGATTTCCAGTTCCATGAGCGGAGCAGAAGACCACCCCTCGATGAAGCAAACGCTTTACTTTCATTCACCTATACATTAATAGCCCATGATGTTCGATCTGCACTTGAAACCGTTGGTCTTGACCCTTCCGTTGGCTTTCTCCATAGAGATCGACCGGGAAGACCAGGACTTGCGCTGGATCTCATGGAAGAGTTGCGGCCGGTTATAGCAGACAGACTTGTTCTCTCGTTGATAAATCGGCGTCAGCTCACCAAAAAAGATTTTAAACGTGCGGAGAACGGTGCGGTTGTCATGAGTGATGATGCTCGCAAAGTATTGTTAACCGAGTACCAGAACCGAAAGCAATCCGAGGTTCAACATCCCTATATTAAGGAAACTATTCCCATAGGCCTACTCTTTTTTGTCCAGGCTAATCTGCTAGCCCGAAGTATACGAGGCGATATTGATGGGTATCCGCCATTTTTCTGGAGGTGA
- the cas2 gene encoding CRISPR-associated endonuclease Cas2 produces the protein MMVLISYDVAVTSTGGARRLRRIAKECQNYGQRVQYSVFECVVDPGQWARLKHSLETIMDAELDSLRYYYLGKNYRNRVEHVGANPSRDVDDPLII, from the coding sequence ATGATGGTGCTCATTAGTTATGATGTCGCAGTAACCAGTACCGGTGGTGCACGAAGATTGAGAAGAATAGCCAAGGAGTGTCAGAACTATGGTCAGCGAGTACAATATTCGGTTTTTGAATGCGTCGTTGATCCTGGGCAATGGGCTAGGCTGAAGCACTCCCTAGAGACTATCATGGACGCCGAGCTTGATAGTCTCCGATACTATTACCTCGGGAAGAACTATAGAAACAGGGTTGAACATGTTGGCGCTAACCCATCTCGTGATGTTGACGACCCGTTAATAATCTGA
- a CDS encoding BrnT family toxin — protein sequence MAFYWNGDKNNQLKNERGISFERIVVAIEEGNLVDVFEHPNKERYQNQLILIVDIDGYAVCVPCAREENGDYFLKTLFPSRKYTKAYNLGGSKG from the coding sequence ATGGCATTCTACTGGAATGGGGATAAGAACAATCAACTCAAAAACGAGAGGGGTATTTCGTTTGAGCGGATTGTTGTCGCCATAGAAGAGGGTAATTTGGTTGATGTATTTGAACATCCGAACAAAGAACGATATCAAAACCAGTTGATCCTGATCGTCGATATTGATGGCTATGCGGTGTGTGTGCCATGCGCACGGGAAGAGAATGGAGATTACTTCTTGAAGACCTTATTTCCAAGCAGAAAATACACCAAGGCATACAATCTTGGAGGGAGCAAAGGATGA
- a CDS encoding ion transporter: MITKLDLRNFYIAPDAPWKLRWDGAVLAGAVLATVLAPLNLAFDFSDSVFFLLVDIGITLLFIADIIILFHTAYVDKRRLVTDKKCIRMRYLKGWFWLDLFAAVPFFLFAGPAYLTINRVARFARITRILKLISGARVIGRLKKTKINPNVMRLALMIFWLLLAAHIIATGMILVGGVPADLPDGMRYLQAFYWTVTTLATVGYGDITPDRNNPLQLLFTIITQFIGVGMYGFIIGNISTVIANIDIAKSQYREKMERINTFLKYRNIPHDLTKRINDYYDYLWESRRGYDESSVVDELPFSLKIQVSQELHRDIITKVPLFKGANHSFIRDIILNLRPVVYTPGDYIVRKGELGEEMYFISRGAVDVVSEDESVIYATLQEGAFFGEIALLLSSPRNATIKAREYCDLYSLDKRTFEKILEKYPDFAKEVAKMAEQRRKETEAAAKKKKS; encoded by the coding sequence ATGATTACCAAATTGGATTTACGGAATTTCTACATTGCGCCGGATGCGCCGTGGAAGCTGCGGTGGGACGGGGCGGTGTTGGCCGGGGCGGTGTTGGCCACCGTGTTGGCGCCTCTGAATCTGGCATTTGATTTTTCAGACTCGGTGTTTTTTCTTTTGGTGGACATTGGAATCACCCTGCTGTTTATTGCTGATATAATCATTCTGTTCCATACCGCGTATGTGGATAAGAGGCGGCTTGTTACCGACAAGAAGTGCATACGGATGCGGTACCTGAAGGGCTGGTTTTGGCTGGACCTCTTTGCCGCCGTGCCCTTCTTTCTCTTTGCCGGGCCGGCCTATCTGACCATTAACCGGGTGGCGCGGTTTGCCCGGATTACCCGGATTCTTAAGCTGATTTCCGGGGCACGGGTAATCGGGAGGCTGAAGAAGACGAAGATTAATCCCAACGTTATGCGCCTGGCGTTGATGATTTTCTGGCTGCTTCTGGCTGCCCATATCATCGCCACGGGTATGATCCTGGTGGGGGGGGTGCCGGCGGATCTGCCCGACGGGATGCGGTACCTTCAGGCCTTTTATTGGACGGTCACGACCCTGGCTACCGTGGGGTACGGCGATATTACCCCGGACCGGAATAATCCCTTGCAGCTGCTGTTTACCATCATTACCCAGTTCATCGGGGTGGGTATGTACGGGTTCATAATTGGTAACATTTCGACGGTCATCGCCAACATCGACATCGCCAAGTCCCAGTACCGGGAAAAGATGGAGCGGATCAATACCTTCCTGAAGTACCGGAATATTCCCCACGACCTGACCAAGCGGATCAACGACTATTACGACTATCTATGGGAGAGCCGCCGGGGCTACGATGAATCCTCGGTGGTAGATGAGCTGCCCTTCAGTCTGAAGATCCAGGTAAGCCAGGAGCTGCACCGGGACATCATCACCAAGGTGCCCCTCTTTAAGGGGGCGAATCATAGCTTTATCCGGGACATTATCCTGAACCTGCGGCCCGTGGTGTACACCCCCGGGGATTACATCGTCCGCAAGGGCGAGCTGGGTGAGGAGATGTACTTCATCAGCCGGGGGGCGGTGGATGTGGTTTCCGAGGACGAGTCGGTAATCTATGCTACCCTGCAGGAGGGAGCCTTTTTCGGGGAGATTGCCCTGCTCTTGAGCAGCCCCCGGAACGCCACCATCAAGGCCCGGGAGTACTGCGACCTCTACTCCCTGGATAAGCGGACCTTCGAAAAGATTCTGGAAAAATATCCCGACTTCGCCAAAGAGGTGGCCAAAATGGCCGAGCAGCGCCGGAAGGAAACCGAGGCTGCGGCCAAAAAGAAAAAGTCTTAG
- a CDS encoding CopG family antitoxin → MNEKKEKELMNSLEAGEWQPATNFKNIKQELENAAKKTAVKDHRINIRISKRDVEALKAKAMEEGIPYQTLVTSILHKYVTGNLKEVGG, encoded by the coding sequence ATGAATGAGAAAAAAGAAAAAGAACTAATGAATTCCCTTGAGGCTGGGGAATGGCAACCAGCAACTAATTTCAAGAATATAAAGCAGGAACTAGAGAATGCAGCAAAAAAGACTGCCGTTAAAGACCATAGAATAAACATACGCATATCAAAACGTGATGTAGAGGCACTAAAAGCAAAAGCCATGGAAGAAGGAATACCCTATCAAACCCTGGTAACCAGTATCTTGCATAAATATGTCACGGGTAACCTGAAGGAAGTAGGCGGATGA